From the genome of Symphalangus syndactylus isolate Jambi chromosome 13, NHGRI_mSymSyn1-v2.1_pri, whole genome shotgun sequence:
aaaaaacacacaacaactAAAGCTGGAATTTTATTCGTAAGGACAATGAAGAATGACTTTCCAAAGCAGATATCCTGTTTGTTTTAGACTCTGGGCTTTTctgaatgagagaaaacattctTTGAACTTCATCTTGTATGGAGTTCTTGGCCATCCCCCTTGTTTTAGGAGGTTTCTCTGAAGCCCTCCCTCTTGGGGAACCAGGCAGCTGCAACACAGCACTTTCTTGTGGTAATGAGTTAGACTTGTTCTCCATACAGTCAGGGGGAAAAAGTCATTTTAATGTGCTTTTAGAAAGTTCCGCTCTGAGGTTTATAGGGGCTGTTGGCCTGATTAGTGTTtagtttctttcattttactcttCCATAGTAATGGCTGTATGATTCCTGCCTTTGTTGGAGCTCTGTTTGGAGCCAGGTGCAGAGTGGGTGGCCCCTTTTATGGAGAGGGTTATTAGCATTGCCCTGGAAATGCCTCTGGCTGTTCTGGGGTCTTTGCTCTTCTTTTGTGTCTTGCCTCTGATgtgctttctctttgtcttttgtcCTCAGCCTCAGACTATGGCATGAAACTGCCAATCCTGCGTTCCAACCCTGAGGACCAGATCCTGTATCAAACTGAGCGGTACAATGAGGAGACCTTTGGCTACGAAGTGCCCATCAAAGAGGAGGGGGACTACGTGCTGGTCTTGAAATTTGCCGAGGTCTACTTTGCACAGTCCCAGCAAAAGGTGAGGCCTAGTCAAGCTGTTGCTTGACCAGTGGGACATTGCTGCTCTTGGACAATCCACTATTATGGGGCTAGAGAGTGTGAGAGCCTCTCCAGAAAGGAAGAACAGATGAGCTCTAGAGAAGCATGTTTCATAGTCCACAAGGCTGCACTTGCCTTGGGGGTTAGTGACAGAAAGCAATGCCAGAATCCTTGTTTTGCCAACTAACTGATCCTGTTAAGGCCCTCCTGGCTACTTCCCTCCATGGTTTGCCGCACCTTCTTGTTTTCAGCCTTATTTTTCCTCTGTCCCTTCCTGTGAATTTCCTTCTTCCTATGCTAAGCTTTTTGTTTGTATTCTTTGTTCCTTAAAGCCAATATAAGACCTCCTGGGCAGCGAGGGAACATGGCTTTGATTTGACCCGGGTTAAGGATGCTAGCCACCCTGGATATCCAGACCCatcatttcttaaattatttttgaacgTGAAGCCCAAACAGGTGCATGATGCCCAACTGCTTGAAAGGATGTAAAGCTGATGGTTTTgacattgtttccttttcttatccTGGAAGGTATTTGATGTACGATTGAATGGCCACGTCGTGGTGAAAGACTTGGATATCTTTGATCGTGTTGGGCATAGCACAGCTCACGATGAAATTATACCTATGAGCATCAGAAAGGGGAAGCTGAGTGTCCAGGGGGAGGTGTCCACCTTCACAGGGAAACTCTACATTGAGTTTGTCAAGGTAATTCCCCTATTCTGCCCATTGCCGAAGAGAGTGGGTACAGGGGAAGTTGTTTGCTGCTGTGTGGGGTTGACCACTGTTTCCCTTTTCCTAGGGGTACTATGACAATCCCAAGGTCTGTGCACTCTACATCATGGCTGGGACAGTGGATGGTAAGTTGTGTTCTGACCTGCTTTTTTGACTTGAGTGGAAGGATATGGTTGAGGAAGCCCTTGGGAGGTAATTGAGCTGGTTACTATTTTGGAAACACTTAAAGCTAAATTGTAGCGGATTCAGAATCAGTTGGATGAGGATGAAGCATAACATGGTATTAGCCACAAACTTTGGAGTCAGGTCTATGTATATCTTATTGCTGCCATTTAATCAGATGTTTGTCTTGGATGGATGCTTTTAATTTCCCTATAAATTGGGATTAATAATGCTACCTATTGGTGTACCCTGACCTTTGTAGTCATTTGGCATCACCTAAAACTTGTCCTTATTCTGTTTGTTTGACATCTCTTTCCTaggggaaaaaaaggtaaaaggagGAGTCCTGTAGGGTTTTGGTATGCTCTGAAAGATTCCAGCATTGCTGGACTGCACTGGGACAAAACTTCACTTATTTATGTCTCCTTATCCTTGGGATCAAGCCTTAGAGTATATTTCTTTCTCAGAGTTTAGATTCTCCTGGCTGCCAGCATCTCAGGCTGATTTTTGCAGAGAAAGCTGCGTCTTTGTGGCATTTCTCCCCCATTCCACCTCTGTACCTTTCCCCAACTCAATCTTGAATGCACTGAGGATTTCATTCTATTGTCTTGATGTCCCCCAAATGCTGATATTATGACATCTAGGAGGATGAATGTCTTACCACCAAACAGACCTGTGTTCAAGTCCCTGAGGAGGAGGCAGGACAGAGGGATAGTGTGTGCTGGGAACCCAGAACTCTCTGCGTCAACTTTTCTTCAGTTGTTGTGTGAATCAAAAGGGAATGTGGGcttgtgggaggaggagggatttGAAAAGGTTAAAGTTTAGGCATTGGGTCATTGTCCTTGTCCAGTCTGGTTATCTTGGGGCTCTGTAAAAGTAGAATAGGAAGGTAAGATAGTGAACCAACCTATGAGCACGGCTTTTTCTACTTTCTAGTTAAATCTAAAGCTTTTGCAGCACTCTGCTGTTCTGTAGACCAGAAGCTATTTCTGCTACTTCTGGTCTTTTCTCTGGACTCACAGCAATCTCTTTATTGTGGCTTATTTGCTGCTTTTAAGGGTCTCTCTTACTTAAATGCTGTGGGTCTTAACAGTGTTTTCTTCCTTGTGTTAGATGTACCAAAGCTTCAGCCTCATCCGGGattggagaagaaagaagaggaagaagaagaagaagaatatgaTGAAGGGTCTAATCTCAAAAAACAGACCAATAAGAACCGGGTGCAGTCAGGCCCCCGCACACCCAACCCCTATGCCTCGGACAACAGCAGCCTCATGTTTCCCATCCTGGTGGCCTTCGGAGTCTTCATTCCAaccctcttctgcctctgccggTTGTGAGAACAAATGACCATCCTGAACAGGATGGAGGGGTGTGGGAAAGAAACCAGCCATATTGGTTTTGGTTTCTATATTTTTCACAatgattaatgaaaaaaaaaaacaaagacaaaaaaacacacatcAATTAAAGGAGACAAAAAGAGGCAGAGTGAGTAGAGAGCAGCCCTCATTCACCACCTGGTCCCAGACCTGCTTTGGTCCTCGTCCTCTCTTTGTGGCTGGCCCCCAGCCGTCTCTTTCCTCTTGAGGATACTTAGGGTAAACTGGATCCTTCCTGCTCAAGGATCCTCATTTGTATACCTAGTGGAAAGGACTCTGAACTCAGAGGAGTCACGTTCCTTTTTTTAGGTTAGAAATTAACAGCAGGGAAATGCCATCTTATTACCTGAGACGACCAGCACTGGGAGTTAGGTATGGTCTGAAGTTATGTCTCGATAAGACTTCAGATGTCCTGGGATTGAAAGAATGTGTGTGAAGGGTTAGAATTTGTGCagtaaagacttaaaaaaaaagtagggagattaaaagaaaagaaagaaaatgctttcttATCTGGAAGTCTTTCTGGATTAATCCAGTGATGGTCCCACCTTTAGTGTTTGAGCTTTGTCACTGCTTGTCTCCCTGGCATGTGCCAGTTATAGACTGTCCGGCATCCAAGACGTTTAGGTTATGTCGGGTCCTCAGATCGCCTCTGACTTGTTACCACAACAAATCATTTTGATTTCAATGCCTGTTGGGGACTTAATTTCttctcagttttgtttgtttgtttccttaatCTGGCTCATTTGAAATTTCTTCTCCCTCTCAACCATCCCACTAAGTTATAGCCAAGAAGGGAAGGAGACACGGGGATTTGGGGTTCTCTCCTTTACCACCTCACCTTGTTGGTACCTCCCTCCCTGGATCTCTGAGCCAGCAGCCGGGAGGACGTGACCCAGCAGTTCTTTACTGGCCCCTTTGTAGGGTCTTGCTGCCAGGGGGCAGGGATGCTTTCCAGCCTGCAGCAACAGAACACTTGACCTTAAAAGTCTCTTCTGGTCTTTGGATTAGAAAAGGCTTATGTTAGCATAGCTTAAGAGCAACCTCAGAGACTTGAGCCCTACTAAGTGACTGACCACTGTTTAGAGTGTCTGGTATCTGATGTTCATTTATTCCCATGTTCTTGTGTGTCACAGTTCAGCCAGTTTTGGTTTATGCCTAGAGCTACTTCAAGGAACTAGACTAATTAGCTATATAGGCCCAGTGATGCTTCTTATTGATCTTAATAGTATGCCCCTCCCTCCCCCGTCCTTTCATTTCTCTATCCAAGTAGCAGTCAGGTTGTTGGTGTGATGCGACTGAAAGAATTCCAGTCAGCCAGAGCCTTGGCAGCTCTGAAGCTAACCTTAGCATCTAAGTGTCAGTCTTGAATTCCCTGAAAAAATTTCTATAGGAAATGAAGCTTCCCTGGTCCCCTCCTTTCTGGCCATTATCATCCATTTCCCAGTTAGGGCAACAATGAAGGAGGACCCAGCCAAGCTAGAAGGAATTTTGTGGATGGGAGACAGCAGGATTAGCTTTAGCTTGGACTGGAGCAGTCAATATAGGATCTCAGGCCAGGCCCATTTTTCTAGAATGTGTTTAATTTTGAGTTTGCTTTATTAGGTACGTTTTTTAAGAGCTCTATATATTTGAACTGCTCCTTATGTAACAAAATAGGTAGCCCTTGGGCTCATGTCCTGGGTTTTGGCTCTTTAATGATTACTCCAGGCCAGCATTTAGTCATTTGAGAATTGTAGCCTGTTGTTTTCGCTGTGACTTGGGTCTCAGTGCTAGGGTATTGAGTCAGGCAGCTGGAGGGTTGTGGCCTGAGGCTGCAGTCAGAGGTATACTTCCCACAGTGCTTCACACAGCTCCCCTGCTTCTAAAGGATAAGGTACTGTAGCCTCGGTCTTGGGGACCACCTGCCTGGGGCAGTGAACATCCTAACTAAACAGGCTTCTGGCAGTAGCTTTGGTTCCTATCCCATCAAAATTCCCCAAAGCCCTGGGCCACTGCCATTGGATTAGTCAAGATGAAGGAGGAGGACTGGCTGCCTCCATTTTGCCTTGTTTGTTAGTTTGCCTGGGTCTGTCTGAGGAAGGAGGGGGTCCCGCCTTCCACCTCAACACATCCCTTCAGTGACTCAGAGTCTCAGAAGGAAACCCTGACTCCTGGGGCCATTTCCTAATGGTACTGTAAGCCAAGCAGCTTTGCTTCTGCCTCTGTTTCCAAGCCCACCCTTTTCCCCTGAGCTCAGGGTTAGGGATGGGCGCTTTCCTCTCTGGTTGTGAACGAAAGGAAGGAACATCTTTCTATGGCTAACAAAAACTAAAGGGGAAGTGAGGAAACAGGAAGAAGTATAGTGGGGGCTGGGGTAGACTCCCCTGGAACCAAGCCTATCCAGCTAACAAGAGCTCCCTGGGGCTGGCCACAGCTGGCTCATGATGCTGAACttgaaagtttttttgtttttgctttgtggcTCCTCCAAGATATAGGTACATGAAGTTTAGGTTAAAGGGGTgggattctttatttttatttttatttttgtattgtatgTGTCAAGAATTACTCTGTTGTTCACATTTTGCTTTTTGCACTGTTTGTTCCCCATCTGTATTTTGAGCTTAGTGCTAGGACTGAGAGGCTGCACCATAGGGGACGCATGGGAGGTGGTGAGGGGTGCCAGTGAGGGGTGTGTGGAGGAGAGGCCCGGGCTCCTCTACTGAATCTACACTCTGTCCTAGGTTTTTAGAtcccactgagcccagctggcTGAAAACAAGGACAGTcagggtgaaacttcttttgccAGAAGTGTGGCCTGAGTTGAATTTCCGGGAGGATGACGCAGATGTCTGCTGCAGAGATGGGCTGAGAGTTCTGCAGTCTAGCTCTGACTTAGGTCAGGGGCCAGTTGGTCTCTAATCGGACATTTTTGGGTCTCACTCATGCTTACTGAAACATTGTGCCAAGAAACTCTGTGGGATTTGTGTCCCTTAAACCAGATTCACTTTTCTGAAAAATCTCCATTGTTGAGGAGAGGCTGCTCAGTGGACACCCCGAGTTCTCATGACTGGGAAGATAGTTTTCTTCAGGTGTCAATGGCGTTAGACTCCCAGGAAGACTAGCCCTGCCCACAGGGCCACCTGTTGGTTTGAGAGCGTGTTCGTGTTCTCTTGCTCTCACTGCCTAAGAGCTACTGGGATCATGTTAGCGGGCACTTAGGCTTTGATGAGAGGGCAAAGTTTGAGTTAGGTTTACCTCCCCCTTTCTGTGCCTGTGTTTGGTCCAGCTTTAGAACTGTGGTTTTGACTTCCTTATCTCTTGGGAGAAGCTTCTGTTTTAAGgaatttctcttccttcttctcctgccTGTATGTAGCCTCTCCTGGAAAGGCCTGGATATGGTTTCTAAAATCTCAGCTGAGAACTTCAGAAAACAGCAGCAGTGTTTTCCTTTTCCTAGTGCTAAAATCCCTTTCCCTAGAAATTGGCTTACCTTGGGAAACCCAGGGAAAGAATCAGCAGGTTCTCTGCCCTCCTTGGGGGTTGGGGAAGGACCCACCCCGGTCAGCACAGTGCCTTTTCCTCTCCTGCTCTGAGCCAGGGTGGGGCATTCCCTCTAGATTCAGGTCCGGGCAGGGGTCCTATAGTCCCTGCCATGGGGCTGCTTCCCTGTCCATTCCCTCCCCTTTGCTGGCCTACTCTGGCATAATTCAAGTGTCTTCTTGCCTTGAGGATCCTTAGTGGCATCAAATGGCAACATGGAATATTGTCCTCCATGCCTCTCCAGAAGGACCTAGGAGAGTAGGTGAGCTTTCCAAAGTGAGAGacgaatctttctttcttttcttttttttaaagggcaGGATGGGTATGCTTTGGGCTTTCTCCTTCTGTGGCCCCGGAggaaggagagactgaggcaaggcAAAGTGATAGTACACTGAAGCAGAACCAGAAACACCCAGGAACTGTTCAGAAATCTCAGAAGAAATCTGCTTCTCTTCGATGGAAAGATATAATTAACAATCAAAGAGCTCTAAGAAAATTGCAAAGAAGCCTTAATGTTCAAGCTTTAGAAAGATCAGAGCAATTTTTCTCTTTCAGTCCAAACTGAGACTCTCTGTATTTAAACCTCTGGGGCAAGAGGGCTAGATTTCCTCATTTTGTTATGAGACTAGATTGGTACCAATAGATCAGCTGCCTAGTGAGGGCGGGTTTCTTCTTTGCATCTGTGTGGCTTGCTTCCAGTCTGGCCTGTCCTTTCCAGGTGCCTTTTGTCTAGCCTGCTATGGGGGGCCAGATCATCTTGATAAGAGCAGGTGATTTGGGGACTAGCTGGGTTGGCAGGAAAAGAGCAGGATGGATCTCTTGGGACGGGTTCCCCCAGGAGTATAAACACAAGGAGCCAGGATTGTGCTGGCAGCCAGGGAAACAGTAGTGCCTGTTTGAGTTGGCAGAGAGGGCCTTGGCACCTCTTGCATCCAGGCAGTCTTGTGAGATGGGGGCACATAGCACTGGGGAAAGCAGAACTCCATTCTCACCTCTATTTTGAGCTTCAGTGCTTTATTTCAGTatgaggaaaaacaacaacaaactgaaGTGCGCTTTCCGTCCTTTCAAAGGACAACTGTCGGGAAGGGAGAGCCGAGTTGCGAGGTAGGAGGGGAGCACTGGCAGGGAGAGACATTCTTGACTCCTCTCTTCCCTGGTGTGTTGTGATCcagggaatgaaaagaaatttgacCCTGGATTGGTTCTCTCCTTGGACTTAAGGAATGTTACCTTTCCCTTCCACGAAGTTTTCCCAGGCAAGGACCAGCTGCCCATTCTGAGCCCAGGGCAGCCTCTTCAACCATTATTGGTCTAACCTGGTTTGTCAGGAAACCAACCCCACCCTTCCACATTGGGCCTGGCTGCTCTATTCTGTACCAAGTACTGGAGAAAAAGCATCAAGTTCTTAGCCCTTGTAGCTTCTACTCTAGTTTCCCATCCTCTCTCTGTGGAGGCCAAACCAACTCTTTGTCAGTAGCCACAACGTGCATTGACAACGGCACAGTGAGATATAACTGACGGGCTTTGAACCTGGTTGGCCGGGGAAGCTGTAGGGGTGGATAGAGCTGGCTTTCCTTCTGGGCTGTCTCCATCTGACCCTACCCCTTCCATgtcccaccccactcccaccaaaaagtacaaaatcagGATGTTTTTCACTGTCCATTGCTTTGTGTTTTAATAAACAATTTGCAGTGACACTCTGTGTTGGGACTAAGTTTGAACTTGATCACAAAGTGTTGAAGTGATGGGGTGGGAAAAAGGACACCCAGGGGTTCACTTGGCTCCAAAGAGTTCTCCTGTGATGAGGCCGGGAACTGTTGTCCATTTAGCTGTGtgtcttttgcttttcttctctctggGTTGTTTGCTTCGgggaatcattctgtaaaacccTTCCTCGTCATTTCAACTAGCAGCGCATTTAAGGacaaaaaatttgttttcactttCACTGGAACAACTAGGCACAGACTGTCCCACTCTTAAGGCACACTGGGCCTATTGCTGCCTCTCCTCACCATTCCCTTAGCCTCTGTGATAGCCCACGGACAAGCTAAGCTAACCTAAGCCATAGGAGATTTTTCTCTGCTTGCTCCTTTTCTGGTGTTTTGTCATTGTTGATTACACATTAGGAAGAGCAGAATGcaggaaggattttttttcctataatttatAAGCCacgttttacaggtgaggaacattgagccaggcatggtggcttatgcctgttatcctagcactttgggaggctgaggccagcagactgcttgagcccaggagttcaagaccagcctgggcaacatggcgaaaccctttctctactaaaaatacaaaaattagctgggcatggtggtgcatgcctgtagtcccagctacttaggaggctgaggtgggaggattacttgagctcaggaggtcagtgctgcagtgaactgagatttctccattgcactccagcctgggtgacagagacccacacacacacagacacacacacacacacacacacacacacacac
Proteins encoded in this window:
- the MLEC gene encoding malectin isoform X2, producing MLGAWAVEGTAVALLRLLLLLLLLLPAIRGPGLGVAGVAGAAGAGLPESVIWAVNAGGEAHVDVHGIHFRKDPLEGRVGRASDYGMKLPILRSNPEDQILYQTERYNEETFGYEVPIKEEGDYVLVLKFAEVYFAQSQQKMYQSFSLIRDWRRKKRKKKKKNMMKGLISKNRPIRTGCSQAPAHPTPMPRTTAASCFPSWWPSESSFQPSSASAGCENK
- the MLEC gene encoding malectin isoform X1 gives rise to the protein MLGAWAVEGTAVALLRLLLLLLLLLPAIRGPGLGVAGVAGAAGAGLPESVIWAVNAGGEAHVDVHGIHFRKDPLEGRVGRASDYGMKLPILRSNPEDQILYQTERYNEETFGYEVPIKEEGDYVLVLKFAEVYFAQSQQKVFDVRLNGHVVVKDLDIFDRVGHSTAHDEIIPMSIRKGKLSVQGEVSTFTGKLYIEFVKGYYDNPKVCALYIMAGTVDDVPKLQPHPGLEKKEEEEEEEEYDEGSNLKKQTNKNRVQSGPRTPNPYASDNSSLMFPILVAFGVFIPTLFCLCRL